The Lycium barbarum isolate Lr01 chromosome 12, ASM1917538v2, whole genome shotgun sequence genome includes a region encoding these proteins:
- the LOC132623647 gene encoding anthocyanidin 3-O-glucosyltransferase 5-like: MDSPELHVAILSSPGMGHLIPVLVLGNRLATHHNIKITILAITTTSSSAETEFLKKSNGKTTIEIIPIPSVDISHLIDSSTKVFTQLRLLVREALPGIRSVIDSMTHRPDALIVDIFCTQVLPIAEEFNIPKYAYHPTTAWTISLALYCQVFDNEIEGEYVDLKEPLKIPGCKALQVDDVVDPLLDRNDQQYEEYIKLGMEYASFDGILINTWEDLEPDTIKALRNNDKLRSVLKVPDFPIYPIGPLRRTVETTERDEVIQWLDKQNHESVLYVSFGSGGTLSSEQIIELAWGLELSQQKFVWVIRPPCDGGADSAYFNSAEKDMQEYLPEAFLTRTKDMGLVVPMWAKQVEILSHSSVGGFLSHCGWNSTVESLTNGVPMIAWPLYAEQKMNAAMLAEEVGVSIRPAILPAKKVVWREEIEGMVRMLMHTNEGKGIRGKAKKLKMSAENALNEGGSSCNSICELVKDIRSRLL; this comes from the exons CTTGCTATCACAACCACCTCTTCTTCAGCTGAGACCGAATTTCTCAAGAAATCCAATGGGAAAACCACTATAGAAATAATTCCCATTCCTTCGGTCGATATTTCCCACCTAATAGACTCCAGTACTAAAGTTTTCACTCAATTACGACTATTGGTCCGTGAAGCCTTGCCTGGAATTCGTTCTGTCATTGATTCCATGACTCATCGTCCAGATGCTCTCATAGTCGATATTTTTTGCACACAAGTATTGCCAATAGCCGAAGAATTTAATATTCCCAAATACGCGTACCATCCTACTACTGCATGGACAATATCTTTAGCTCTATACTGCCAAGTTTTCGACAATGAAATTGAGGGTGAATATGTTGATCTTAAAGAACCTTTGAAAATTCCAGGTTGCAAAGCATTACAGGTCGATGACGTGGTGGATCCTTTGCTGGATCGGAACGATCAACAGTATGAAGAGTATATTAAGCTAGGAATGGAATATGCATCTTTTGATGGAATCTTGATTAATACATGGGAAGATTTGGAGCCTGATACTATCAAAGCACTTAGAAATAATGACAAGTTGAGATCAGTTCTAAAGGTGCCAGATTTTCCAATCTACCCGATTGGTCCCTTGAGGAGAACAGTTGAAACAACTGAACGTGACGAG GTGATTCAATGGTTAGACAAGCAAAATCACGAGTCAGTTCTATATGTATCTTTTGGGAGTGGTGGAACCCTATCATCCGAACAAATTATCGAGCTCGCTTGGGGTTTAGAATTAAGCCAACAAAAATTTGTTTGGGTTATACGTCCACCGTGTGATGGTGGTGCAGATAGTGCATATTTTAACTCTGCCGAGAAAGACATGCAAGAATACTTGCCCGAGGCGTTTCTGACTAGGACAAAAGATATGGGATTAGTAGTGCCTATGTGGGCCAAACAAGTTGAAATTTTGAGCCACTCTTCTGTCGGTGGATTTTTGTCACACTGTGGATGGAATTCGACTGTGGAGAGCTTGACAAATGGTGTTCCAATGATTGCATGGCCATTATATGCTGAACAAAAAATGAACGCCGCCATGCTAGCGGAGGAAGTAGGGGTTTCGATTCGACCGGCGATTTTGCCAGCTAAGAAGGTGGTTTGGAGAGAGGAGATAGAGGGAATGGTGAGAATGTTGATGCACACAAATGAAGGGAAGGGAATAAGAGGAAAGGCTAAGAAATTAAAGATGAGCGCGGAAAATGCACTAAATGAAGGAGGTTCATCTTGCAACTCCATTTGTGAGCTTGTGAAGGATATTCGTAGTAGATTGTTATGA